A DNA window from Bombus vancouverensis nearcticus chromosome 6, iyBomVanc1_principal, whole genome shotgun sequence contains the following coding sequences:
- the lin gene encoding protein lines homolog has product MVLWHCYYYPPNNIMEEPAKKKQRIENDEVEKDTLSDIEQLQNSLLTQCLCNIPESSLRKPFTSATVEAADGTFRSSLLSEWEPDQTLEFISTLQLLFDLAIKQNVRGIMCRRVVDVCDALARNEHGIIDQIIDLSCTTNKFISFAASRVLASFFIITKENIDTAWLERLTQSLVNTHSPSQMLFTLDVVKRVVEHKDCSIHPLEDTDSIVPPSHCNTISIADTESFDSTPVKAMCVKALESKWTILVSKFDAILSSYTPQHESAVITFLDLWESIISVKANLSVIDTKLFYSQLDNLVVLLNANVPGVIWRHLLGLFNEVLCYGSTLALQDVLPDEPCSLAHLIVRAVKDWRLLDALPYRHGSGRFGGGSGEGDRPLLQKIVLLVLKSVAVTVKETRSDSSDSSLGSEAEDLDADMAVIERSIREVLRQLDQCVKTLMPFHPEMPLSQWVVQMFHDQDDFLIEGMVCCLDVAVGLFYRGPPQNDLGHMLSPTLTFIQFIHAVSHDPDVLLDLLVSNETCFLLYLLRFLKYVKRNWTEFVSCCGRELDDTMTILIRLRLAIDRLVSKDLFPYNINPVLRLLEKCESFYEGNIDN; this is encoded by the coding sequence ATGGTGCTTTGGCACTGTTATTATTATCCTCCTAACAACATAATGGAGGAGCCAGCAAAGAAGAAACAACGCATTGAAAATGATGAAGTTGAAAAAGATACATTATCAGATATTGAGCAATTGCAGAATAGTCTGTTGACACAATGCTTATGTAATATACCAGAAAGCAGTTTACGTAAACCATTCACTAGTGCAACAGTAGAAGCTGCAGATGGCACTTTTAGATCTTCATTATTATCAGAATGGGAACCTGATCAAACCTTAGAATTTATAAGTACTTTACAACTATTATTTGATTTAGCCATTAAACAAAATGTTAGAGGTATTATGTGCAGGAGAGTAGTAGATGTTTGTGATGCGCTGGCGCGAAACGAGCATGGCATTATAGATCAAATAATTGACCTATCATGTAcaacaaataaatttatatcattTGCTGCTAGCAGAGTTCTTgcatcattttttattataacaaaagaaAATATTGACACAGCATGGTTGGAAAGATTAACACAATCTTTAGTAAATACTCATTCTCCAAGCCAAATGCTATTTACTTTGGATGTTGTAAAAAGAGTTGTGGAACACAAGGACTGCAGTATTCATCCTCTTGAAGATACAGACAGTATAGTGCCACCATCTCATTGTAATACAATATCAATTGCTGATACAGAAAGTTTTGATAGTACACCAGTAAAAGCAATGTGTGTCAAAGCATTAGAATCCAAATGGACTATACTAGTATCAAAATTTGATGCTATTTTAAGTTCATATACGCCACAACATGAATCAGCTGTTATTACATTTCTTGATTTGTGGGAATCCATCATTTCTGTTAAAGCCAACTTATCTGTTATTGATACCAAACTTTTTTATTCTCAATTAGACAACCTGGTTGTACTTTTAAATGCCAATGTTCCTGGTGTGATTTGGAGACATCTCCTTGGGTTATTTAATGAAGTATTGTGTTATGGAAGTACTTTGGCCTTACAAGATGTATTGCCAGATGAGCCTTGTTCTCTTGCACATTTGATTGTAAGAGCTGTAAAAGATTGGAGATTATTGGATGCTCTACCGTATCGACATGGTTCTGGAAGATTTGGAGGAGGATCTGGTGAAGGTGATCGTCCTCTTCTGCAAAAAATAGTGCTTTTAGTTTTAAAAAGTGTTGCTGTGACAGTTAAAGAGACACGTAGCGATTCTAGTGACTCTTCCTTGGGTTCTGAAGCAGAAGATCTTGATGCTGATATGGCAGTTATTGAGAGGAGCATTAGAGAAGTTCTAAGACAACTTGATCAGTGTGTTAAGACATTAATGCCATTTCATCCTGAAATGCCTTTATCACAGTGGGTTGTACAAATGTTCCATGATCAAgatgattttttaattgaaGGCATGGTATGTTGTTTAGATGTAGCTGTTGGTTTATTTTATAGAGGACCTCCACAAAATGATCTTGGTCATATGCTTAGTCCAACTTTAACTTTCATACAATTTATACATGCTGTATCACATGATCCAGATGTTTTATTAGATTTACTTGTCAGTAATGAGACCTGTTTCTTATTATACTTATTGAGATTTTTGAAATATGTTAAAAGAAATTGGACAGAATTTGTCTCTTGCTGTGGAAGAGAATTAGATGATACCATGACAATATTGATAAGACTTCGTTTAGCAATTGACAGATTAGTATCAAAAGATTTGTTTCCTTATAACATAAATCCAGTTCTACGTTTGCTAGAAAAGTGTGAATCCTTCTATGAAGGAAATATAGACAACTAA